The window GGCGCGCCGGGCCGTGCGCGGCCGGCCCGCGCCGGCGCCCGTGACCGGAGCCCACGTCGTCGACCTGTTCCCGCCGCCGCACCCCGCGCTCAACTGGGGCGGCGAGGACCTGCTCACCGAACTGCGCGCCGTCGATCCCACGGCCTCGGGAACAGCGGTCACCGGAGAGCCGTCGGAGCCGGCGGCCCTCGTCGCCGGGATCCTGCGGTGGGCGGAGGGCTCGCCACTGGTCATCGCCACCTGCGACGCGGGCCTGCACCCCTGGCAGGACCGCTTCCGATCGGCCCTCCTCGCCCGGCGGCCGGACGCCGTCCGGGTCTCCACCGGGCTGCCGGAGGACGGGGACAGCCTCTGCTCGTACGGGCGGGGCCGGGTCAACCTGCGGGCGGCGGCGGAGGTACTGGCGGGCCGCTGAGCCCCGGCCCTCCCACTGCCGCACCCGGTCCGCTCTCGGGCGCTCCACCGCCCGTCTTCCTGCCGTCCCGTGTGTCGTGTTCCGACCGCTCCGTCGCGTTCACGTGTCGCGTACGAGCTCCGTGATGCCCCGGGCCGCGAGGTGCGTGGCATCGTCCGCCCGGGAGGCCAGGACCACGGCCGGGCGCACGCCCCGCTCGCGCAGACGCATCCAGGCCTCGAAGAACCTGCCGCCCGGGCCCGAGACCGACCGGGTGGCGGGGGTGCAGTCGAGTACCAGGGCCGTGTGACGCTGCCCGGGCCGGGGTGCGGCCCGAACCTCGGCGACGGCCTCGGAGAACGCGGCGGCGATCGGTTTGGCGCGGCCGGCGGAGTCGAAGAGGCCCAGCGTGTACTCCAGTTCCGGGTAGTCGGCCAGCGAGCGGTCCACGTCGTGCGAGCACCACCAGGTCACGCCCCACAGCCCCGCGCACCCGGCGGCGTTCAGCACGGTCGCGCGGGCGAACCCCGGGGCGTCGGCGGCCGGGATGTGAGGCTCTGGCGCGCCGGTCTCCTGCACCCAGACGGGCCGTGCCGTGTCCTCGGCGTACGCCGTGGCCAGCTCCACGCCGTACTCGGCCAGGTGCAGGACCTCGGTGGAGCGGGGGCCGTAGCGGCGCGCGCAGTCGCCGGAGAAGACCCACGGGTGCACGGTGGTCAGATCCCCCTTGCGGGCCGAGGCCTCGGGGGTGAACGGGTGGTCGTCGCCGTACCAGGCCGCGTCGTACGCGGAGTGGGTGACCAGGTGGCGGGGCGCTGTGGCGCTCGCGCCGGTGGTGGTGAGACCGTCCCGGGCGGCCGCGAGCAGCGTGTCGAGGTAGTGGTCCACCTCGCCGGCCGTCACCGGGTTGTGCTCGACCAGGTTGTTGAGCTCGTTGCCGAGCTGGAGGCCGATGAGGTGGGGCCGGCCGGCGAGCGCACGGCCGAGGACGCGCAGCAGCTCCGCCTGGGCCTCGACGGCGTCGGGATCCGTGAACACGTTGCGGTGGTGCCAGCCGCGGGTCCACTCCGGATAGAAGTCGAAGCTCGACAGATGGCCCTGCACGCCGTCCACGAGGACGTCGAGACCCGCCTCGGCCGCCAGGTCGACGAGCCGCACGAGCTGATCGACCGCTGTGGTGCGGATGAGGGTGCGGTTGGGCTGGAGGAGCGGCCAGAGGTGGAAGACGCGCACGTGGTCGAGGCCAAGCCCGGCTATCCGGGCCAGGTCCTCACGGGCGTGGGCCGGATCGAAGTCGTGCCAGGAGTGGAACCAGCCACGGCGGGGTGTGTAGTTCACGCCGAAGCGGGGTGCGGACGCGGGTGAAGCGCTGATGGAGTCCTCCTCGGAGTCCCGGCTGGGGGAGTGCGAACGCTGAAGGAGTGGGAGGGGAAGGGGGCGGGGGCGGAAAAGGGTGGAATCCCGTCCCGACGCGCGGTCGGGGCTTGTTCTCGGCGAATGTATCAACCACCATGGTCGGCGATGAACAATGATTTGAACCAGGATCTGGCTCAGGATCTCGTGGTGGGCCTGGACGCCGGCGGCACCCGTACCCGAGCCGTCCTGGCAGCCGCCGCGGACGGCCGTGTGCTCCGCGAGGGCGCCGCCGGGCCCGGCAACGCCCTCACCGTCCCGGTGCCGCGGCTCACCGACCACCTGGCCGAAGCCATTGCCGGGGCGGTGCCGGAGCGGGCGCGGGCGCGGGTCGTCGCCGTGGCCGGAGGCTTCGCGGGCGCCGCGCAGACCTCTCCCGACGAGCCAGGACGCCTCAACGCCCTGGCCGCGCTCACCGCCGCGCTGCGGCGCCTGGGCATCGCGCCCGGCT of the Streptomyces aurantiacus genome contains:
- a CDS encoding glycoside hydrolase 5 family protein encodes the protein MSASPASAPRFGVNYTPRRGWFHSWHDFDPAHAREDLARIAGLGLDHVRVFHLWPLLQPNRTLIRTTAVDQLVRLVDLAAEAGLDVLVDGVQGHLSSFDFYPEWTRGWHHRNVFTDPDAVEAQAELLRVLGRALAGRPHLIGLQLGNELNNLVEHNPVTAGEVDHYLDTLLAAARDGLTTTGASATAPRHLVTHSAYDAAWYGDDHPFTPEASARKGDLTTVHPWVFSGDCARRYGPRSTEVLHLAEYGVELATAYAEDTARPVWVQETGAPEPHIPAADAPGFARATVLNAAGCAGLWGVTWWCSHDVDRSLADYPELEYTLGLFDSAGRAKPIAAAFSEAVAEVRAAPRPGQRHTALVLDCTPATRSVSGPGGRFFEAWMRLRERGVRPAVVLASRADDATHLAARGITELVRDT